In Elephas maximus indicus isolate mEleMax1 chromosome 7, mEleMax1 primary haplotype, whole genome shotgun sequence, the following proteins share a genomic window:
- the LOC126080328 gene encoding olfactory receptor 5T2-like, giving the protein MSDTKTVGDILTEYRKVTTFVLKGFTDNHELQVVLFFLFLAIYLFTPTGNLGLVALVIEDSWLHIPMYYFLSVLSFLDVCSSSSITPNMLVDFMSKTKAISFLGCATQMFLGIIFGTTECFPLAAMAYDRYVAIYNPLLYSVSMSPRIYVTLIIASYVGGIAHATLHTIATFSLSFCASNEIRQVFCDIPPLLAISRSDTHINQLLLFYVVSFIEIFTILIILISYGFILLAILKMHSAEGRRKVFSTCGSHVTGVSIYHGTILFVYVRPSSSYALDHDMIVSAFYTIVIPMVNPLIYSLRNKDVKKAIKKAFGE; this is encoded by the exons ATGAGTGACACAAAGACTGTGGGTGACATATTAACTGAATACAGAA AAGTCACCACATTTGTATTGAAGGGCTTCACAGACAATCATGAACTGCAGGTtgtcttattttttctctttctagcaATCTACCTCTTTACTCCGACAGGAAATTTAGGACTGGTTGCATTGGTCATTGAGGATTCCTGGCTCCACATCCCCATGTACTATTTTCTGAGTGTGTTATCTTTCTTGGATGTCTGCAGTTCCTCATCTATTACTCCAAATATGTTAGTAGATTTTATGTCAAAGACTAAAGCCATTTCTTTCCTTGGATGTGCAACACAAATGTTTCTTGGTATTATTTTTGGGACCACAGAATGCTTTCCCTTGGCGGCCATGGCTTATGATCGCTATGTAGCCATCTACAACCCACTTCTCTATTCAGTTAGCATGTCACCCAGAATCTATGTGACACTCATCATTGCTTCTTATGTTGGTGGTATTGCACATGCTACTTTACACACAATAGCAACTTTTAGCCTCTCCTTCTGTGCATCCAATGAAATTAGACAGGTCTTTTGTGATATCCCTCCACTCCTTGCTATTTCCCGTTCTGACACTCACATTAACCAGCTTCTACTCTTCTACGTCGtgagttttattgagatattcaCCATTCTGATTATACTGATCTCCTATGGTTTTATTTTGTTGGCCATTCTGAAGATGCATTCTGCTGAAGGGAGGAGAAAAGTGTTTTCCACCTGTGGCTCCCACGTAACTGGAGTGTCAATTTACCATGGAACAATCCTCTTCGTGTATGTGAGGCCAAGTTCCAGCTATGCTTTAGACCATGACATGATAGTGTCTGCATTCTACACCATTGTGATTCCCATGGTGAATCCCCTCatctacagtttgaggaacaaagatgtaaaaaaagccattaaaaaagcGTTTGGAGAATAA
- the LOC126079890 gene encoding olfactory receptor 5T2-like, whose amino-acid sequence MKNDTEVTTFVLKGFTDNRELQVVSFFLFLAIYLFTLMGNLGLVVLVIVDSRLHNPMYYFLSVLSFLDACYSSVITPNMLVGFMSKNKDISFLGYATQMFFSVIFGTTECFLLAAMAYDRYVAIYNPLLYSVNMSPRVYVSLITSSYVGGILHATLHTVATFSLSFCVSNEIRHVFCDTPPLLAISCSDTHINQLLLFYVVGFIEIFTILIVLISYGFILLAILRMRSAEGRRKVFSTCGSHLTGVSIYHGTILFMYVRPSSSYTLDHDMIMSIFYSVMIPMLNPIIYSLRNKDVKEAMKKVFGRNWLINKVHF is encoded by the coding sequence ATGAAAAATGACACAGAAGTCACCACATTTGTACTGAAGGGCTTCACAGACAATCGCGAACTTCAGGTCGtctcattttttctgtttctagCAATCTACCTCTTTACTCTGATGGGAAATTTAGGACTGGTTGTATTGGTCATTGTGGACTCCCGGCTCCACAACCCCATGTACTATTTTCTGAGTGTGTTATCTTTCTTGGATGCCTGCTATTCCTCAGTGATTACCCCAAATATGCTAGTGGGTTTTATGTCAAAGAATAAAGACATTTCATTCCTTGGATATGCAACACAAATGTTTTTCAGTGTTATTTTTGGGACTACAGAATGCTTTCTCTTGGCAGCAATGGCTTATGATCGCTATGTAGCAATCTACAACCCACTTCTCTATTCAGTTAACATGTCACCCAGAGTCTATGTGTCACTCATCACTTCTTCATATGTTGGTGGTATTTTGCATGCTACCTTGCACACAGTGGCAACTTTTAGCCTCTCCTTCTGTGTATCCAATGAAATCAGACATGTCTTTTGTGATACCCCTCCACTCCTTGCTATCTCCTGTTCTGACACTCACATCAACCAGCTTCTACTCTTCTACGTTGTGGGTTTTATTGAGATATTCACCATCCTGATTGTCCTGATCTCCTACGGTTTCATTTTGTTAGCCATTCTGAGAATGCGATCTGCTGAAGGAAGGCGAAAAGTGTTTTCCACTTGTGGCTCTCACCTAACTGGAGTGTCAATTTACCATGGAACAATCCTTTTCATGTATGTCAGACCAAGTTCCAGCTATACTTTGGATCATGACATGATAATGTCAATATTTTACAGTGTTATGATACCCATGCTGAATCCCATTatctacagtttgaggaacaaagatgtaaaagaagcgATGAAAAAAGTGTTTGGGAGAAATTGGCTTATCAATAAAGTACATTTTTAG